Proteins from one Nakamurella multipartita DSM 44233 genomic window:
- a CDS encoding TniQ family protein, translating to MSGDRRVRPHNVVPQLLPFRVRPRHRERTGSFLIRLAEANRCPPWSFLWLLGTVRGGQRAELIPQARVTLNGAALTRLVAYLGRPVDQIIRALPTLPATDQTGEPAVRIQRPGRNFLRSCPGCELRAGGLSLLPGSNPLDLTCRRHHEWLVAGEDIALDQASEVQAAVNRLHRLRRRHGDRIVSGDYRGIHHYLTDDWRGTRWHRLLAQRWLFRQRMMFTAAHPNDEFVRTHTHHWSMLPEVTALVWSLANSSCAVSSAEGISRALRLEEYGSTIRLGSA from the coding sequence ATGAGTGGGGACCGGCGGGTCCGCCCGCACAATGTCGTGCCGCAGCTGCTTCCGTTCCGGGTGAGACCAAGGCACCGGGAACGAACCGGTTCGTTCCTGATCCGCCTCGCCGAGGCGAACCGCTGCCCACCCTGGTCGTTCCTGTGGCTACTCGGCACCGTCCGCGGCGGCCAACGAGCGGAACTCATCCCGCAGGCCCGCGTCACGCTCAACGGGGCGGCGCTGACCAGGCTGGTCGCCTACCTCGGCCGGCCGGTCGACCAGATCATCCGGGCCCTGCCCACCCTCCCGGCTACCGACCAAACCGGGGAACCCGCAGTGCGGATCCAACGACCCGGACGGAACTTCCTGCGCAGCTGCCCCGGGTGTGAGCTACGCGCCGGCGGCCTGTCCCTATTGCCCGGCTCGAACCCGCTGGACCTGACCTGCCGACGGCACCACGAGTGGCTGGTCGCCGGCGAGGACATCGCCCTAGACCAGGCGTCCGAGGTCCAGGCCGCGGTCAACCGTCTGCACCGTCTTCGTCGCCGCCACGGCGACCGGATCGTCAGCGGCGACTATCGAGGGATCCACCACTACCTGACCGACGACTGGCGGGGCACCCGCTGGCATCGGCTTCTCGCGCAACGCTGGTTGTTCCGCCAACGCATGATGTTCACGGCGGCACATCCGAACGATGAGTTCGTTCGCACGCACACCCACCACTGGTCCATGCTGCCCGAAGTCACCGCTCTGGTCTGGTCTCTTGCCAACTCGTCCTGCGCGGTGAGCTCGGCGGAGGGCATCAGCCGGGCACTTCGCCTCGAGGAGTACGGGTCGACCATCCGACTGGGCTCGGCGTGA
- a CDS encoding ester cyclase: protein MSELETAVRRVFQRVWNEADIEAAADFLAPEFISHNSFEVSIVGPLDYGRAVLQ from the coding sequence ATGTCGGAACTGGAAACGGCTGTCCGCCGGGTCTTTCAGCGGGTCTGGAATGAGGCGGACATCGAGGCGGCCGCCGACTTCCTGGCCCCCGAGTTCATCAGCCACAACTCGTTCGAGGTTAGCATCGTCGGCCCCCTGGACTACGGCCGGGCCGTCCTGCAGTAG
- a CDS encoding TnsA-like heteromeric transposase endonuclease subunit: MLSWADGLRRERHVPDLFVRFTDGRGLVVDCRPVERADEKFLRVAALTSAVCDEVGWEYRLAAEPDPVLAANLTWLAGYRRPYVADERTLGLLLEATADPAPLLPTAAAVGDPMRVLPTLFHLLWTGRLVCDLDRPLTDHTTIWQDCG; this comes from the coding sequence GTGCTGTCGTGGGCCGACGGGTTGCGCCGCGAGCGGCACGTCCCGGACCTGTTCGTGCGGTTCACCGACGGCAGGGGCCTGGTGGTCGACTGCCGACCGGTCGAGCGGGCCGACGAGAAGTTCCTCCGGGTCGCGGCCCTGACCAGCGCCGTCTGCGACGAGGTGGGCTGGGAGTACCGGTTGGCGGCGGAGCCGGACCCGGTGCTGGCGGCGAATCTGACCTGGTTGGCCGGGTACCGCCGGCCCTACGTGGCGGACGAGCGCACCCTCGGGTTGCTACTCGAGGCCACCGCGGACCCGGCGCCGCTGCTGCCGACCGCCGCGGCGGTCGGCGACCCGATGAGGGTGCTGCCGACCCTGTTCCACCTGCTGTGGACGGGCCGCCTGGTCTGCGACCTGGACCGTCCATTGACCGATCACACGACGATCTGGCAGGACTGTGGCTGA
- a CDS encoding TniB family NTP-binding protein codes for MYLTMPPRATPKSLSIEILKFLGAPWLARASQIELTRQACHLLADLGTRLILVDEIHNLNHHTRAGADASDHLKYLAENVAATFVHAGVDAARTGLFSNVRGRQLAGRFVPIHTQPFAYTSKADREQWTRLVDGFDKLLRLHRHRPGAVTRLAGHLYGRTAGSISSLSMVVRSAAITAILDGTEHITKTGLDAVPLDHAAATTAAQSRKDRPAKAPAAGGAA; via the coding sequence GTGTATCTGACGATGCCGCCGCGGGCCACCCCGAAGTCGTTGAGCATCGAGATCCTCAAGTTCCTCGGCGCCCCCTGGCTGGCCCGGGCCTCGCAGATCGAACTGACCCGGCAGGCCTGCCACCTGCTGGCCGATCTGGGCACCCGGCTGATCCTGGTCGACGAGATCCACAACCTGAACCACCATACCCGGGCAGGCGCGGACGCCAGCGACCACCTCAAGTACCTGGCCGAGAACGTCGCCGCCACCTTCGTCCATGCCGGTGTCGACGCCGCCCGCACCGGCCTGTTCAGCAACGTCCGCGGCCGGCAGCTCGCCGGCCGGTTCGTGCCGATCCACACCCAACCCTTCGCGTACACCAGCAAGGCGGATCGGGAGCAGTGGACCCGGCTAGTCGACGGGTTCGACAAGCTGCTGCGCCTGCACCGGCACCGTCCCGGTGCGGTCACCCGACTCGCCGGGCACTTGTACGGGCGGACCGCCGGGTCGATCTCGTCGCTGTCGATGGTGGTCCGGTCCGCGGCGATCACCGCGATTCTGGACGGCACTGAACACATTACCAAGACCGGCCTGGACGCCGTCCCCCTCGACCACGCGGCAGCCACCACCGCCGCCCAGAGCCGAAAAGACCGACCCGCCAAGGCACCCGCCGCCGGCGGCGCCGCATGA
- a CDS encoding permease has protein sequence MSLAERVPTTHRGQVLTLTAAAAAWVTAYWVNGWLWDALLYNGFGMDPDARLTGTVHFFLYDTVKIALLLVAIIFIVTVLRSYMSIERTRALLGGKRQGVGNVMAAGLGVVTPFCSCSAVPAFIGFVAAGVPIGVTLSFLIASPMVNEIAIGMLFSLFGWQVTAIYIGAGLIVAIVAGWVLGRLGVQKWVEPFVFETKLNGQVIDSSAGLTFDQRIQMGMEEVVTILRKIWPYLLVGIGLGAVIHGWVPTDFFTTYAGPGNPFGVLVAVAIGVPLYSNAAGIMPLVEALYDKGLPMGTLLAFMMAVVALSLPELILLRRVLKPPLLAAFIGVTATGIVIIGYLFNLILT, from the coding sequence ATGAGCCTGGCCGAACGGGTCCCCACCACCCACCGCGGTCAGGTCCTCACCCTGACGGCCGCGGCGGCGGCCTGGGTCACGGCGTACTGGGTGAACGGCTGGCTATGGGATGCGTTGTTGTACAACGGGTTCGGCATGGACCCGGACGCCCGGTTGACCGGCACCGTGCACTTCTTCCTGTACGACACGGTCAAGATAGCGCTGCTGCTGGTCGCGATCATCTTCATCGTCACCGTGCTGCGGTCCTACATGAGCATCGAACGCACCCGCGCCCTGCTCGGCGGCAAACGCCAAGGCGTCGGCAACGTGATGGCCGCCGGGCTCGGGGTGGTCACCCCGTTCTGCTCCTGCAGCGCCGTCCCGGCGTTCATCGGGTTCGTCGCCGCGGGCGTGCCGATCGGGGTCACGTTGAGCTTCCTGATCGCCAGCCCGATGGTCAACGAGATCGCCATCGGTATGCTGTTCAGCCTTTTCGGCTGGCAGGTCACCGCCATCTACATCGGCGCCGGACTCATCGTCGCGATCGTCGCCGGCTGGGTCCTGGGTCGCCTCGGCGTGCAGAAATGGGTCGAACCATTTGTGTTCGAAACCAAGCTGAACGGGCAGGTCATCGACTCCTCCGCCGGGTTGACTTTCGATCAGCGCATCCAGATGGGCATGGAGGAAGTCGTGACCATCCTGCGCAAGATCTGGCCCTACCTGCTGGTCGGGATCGGGCTCGGCGCGGTCATCCACGGGTGGGTGCCCACCGACTTCTTCACTACCTACGCCGGGCCCGGGAACCCCTTCGGCGTCCTGGTCGCCGTCGCCATCGGGGTGCCGTTGTATTCGAACGCCGCCGGGATCATGCCGCTGGTGGAGGCCCTGTACGACAAGGGCCTGCCGATGGGAACCTTGCTCGCGTTCATGATGGCCGTAGTCGCGCTCAGCCTGCCCGAACTGATCCTGCTGCGCCGGGTGCTCAAGCCGCCGCTGCTCGCCGCGTTCATCGGCGTCACCGCCACCGGCATCGTGATCATCGGCTACCTGTTCAACCTCATCCTTACCTGA
- a CDS encoding Mu transposase C-terminal domain-containing protein, giving the protein MADRGPTIALGQRLVFQERTWTVVAVTGSGVTLQGQSGQVTAVLVTHLVASDGFEVLDEPAPVPVPPDSLLDGLDQGERDRVRRLERHIGQVDTGVLPGDEDPIRDDRYDLRTTTVNERVHAKVAELKGTDLAVSVRQLHRLRVAYRADGAIGLVERRVRDRLAGRDPLAAADGRVLTALAEAMTGQAAQSTVSRKTTFTRVRAALTAEHGDGLMIPSDRELYRLAAALDRGRHTFGAATTRRTRDNRPDRPFTASVLVRPGEQVQIDTNTIDILCRYPDGVARRAELTMAVDVATRSILTGVIAPSTKAVDAVAVLARLLVPQPLRPGWPETLLLAQSVLPFDRLVGIDARFELAQALPVILPDTLVCDRGSVYMAETFRRACRHLGISVQPARPYTPTDKATVERTFGSINTLFCRHIHGYVGSSVAMRGKDPAAEAVFTLAQLQDLFDEWVVAVWQNRPHESLTTVWGENRPVSPNEAYAAMVARSGYVPIPRSTADYVELLPGEWRRINEEGVTLHNRVYDSAELNPYRRADSGVTAQNGRWELHHDPYDITQIWIRNHHSAGWITLPGCTGTWSGNRSARRSTKTSGRAASPPANLSGTTTSPAGSPSCSGTRTGPANHRRTGGSWRRRRTRPRGRQYPHRRRAPRLQTTTGPTRGWPASTRTLTRRPPSARKATTAGTVCWPGSECSTRPPATGVCGDGAAGRPADQPDRVASVRAPHHQHSHAAARGPGQPGPRRPNRRCRGTDRLSRRTAGIADTGPAQDRLHRTKPAAAEPPPARCPPRATGQRGSHHRQVHRDHPAGPGRRAGPGAPAPTRTTAHRSCI; this is encoded by the coding sequence GTGGCTGACCGCGGGCCGACGATCGCCCTCGGACAGCGGCTCGTCTTCCAGGAGCGGACCTGGACGGTGGTCGCGGTGACCGGCTCCGGGGTGACGTTGCAGGGCCAGTCCGGGCAGGTGACCGCGGTACTGGTGACGCATCTGGTGGCGTCCGACGGGTTCGAGGTGCTGGACGAGCCCGCGCCGGTTCCGGTCCCACCGGATTCGCTGTTGGACGGTCTCGATCAGGGTGAGCGTGACCGGGTCCGGCGGCTGGAGCGCCACATCGGGCAGGTCGACACCGGGGTGCTGCCCGGCGACGAGGATCCGATCCGCGACGACCGCTACGACCTGCGCACCACGACGGTGAACGAGCGGGTCCACGCGAAGGTCGCCGAGTTGAAGGGGACGGATCTGGCCGTGAGCGTCCGGCAGTTGCACCGGCTGCGCGTCGCGTACCGCGCCGACGGCGCGATCGGACTGGTGGAGCGGCGGGTGCGGGATCGGTTGGCCGGTCGTGACCCGCTGGCCGCCGCGGACGGACGGGTGCTGACCGCGTTGGCGGAGGCGATGACCGGGCAGGCGGCGCAGTCGACGGTCTCCCGCAAGACGACGTTCACCCGGGTGCGGGCCGCGCTGACCGCCGAACACGGCGACGGGCTGATGATTCCGAGCGATCGGGAGTTGTACCGGTTGGCGGCAGCGCTGGACCGAGGCCGGCACACCTTCGGTGCGGCGACGACCCGACGCACCCGCGACAACCGGCCGGACCGGCCGTTCACCGCGTCGGTGCTGGTGCGGCCGGGGGAGCAGGTGCAGATCGACACGAACACGATCGACATCCTGTGCCGGTACCCCGACGGCGTCGCCCGACGAGCGGAGCTGACCATGGCGGTCGACGTCGCCACCCGCAGCATCCTGACCGGGGTGATCGCACCGTCCACGAAGGCGGTCGACGCGGTCGCCGTGCTGGCCCGCCTGCTGGTCCCGCAACCGCTGCGGCCGGGATGGCCAGAGACGCTGCTGCTGGCGCAGTCGGTGCTGCCGTTCGACCGGCTGGTGGGCATCGACGCCCGGTTCGAACTGGCCCAGGCGCTGCCGGTGATCCTGCCCGACACCCTGGTCTGCGACCGCGGCTCGGTGTACATGGCGGAGACATTCCGGCGGGCCTGCCGCCATCTGGGGATCTCGGTGCAGCCGGCCCGCCCCTACACGCCCACCGACAAGGCCACGGTGGAAAGAACATTCGGATCGATCAACACCCTGTTCTGCCGGCACATCCACGGGTATGTGGGGTCCAGCGTAGCCATGCGTGGGAAGGACCCGGCAGCCGAGGCGGTGTTCACCTTGGCGCAGCTGCAGGACCTGTTCGACGAGTGGGTAGTCGCGGTCTGGCAGAACCGCCCGCACGAATCACTCACGACGGTGTGGGGTGAGAACCGGCCGGTGTCCCCGAACGAGGCCTACGCAGCGATGGTCGCCCGCAGCGGCTACGTCCCGATCCCACGGTCTACCGCGGACTATGTCGAGCTGCTGCCGGGCGAGTGGCGGCGGATCAACGAGGAGGGCGTCACCCTGCACAACCGGGTCTACGACAGCGCCGAGCTGAACCCCTACCGGCGGGCCGATTCCGGGGTCACCGCGCAGAACGGCCGGTGGGAACTGCACCACGACCCGTACGACATCACCCAGATCTGGATCCGGAACCACCACAGCGCCGGGTGGATCACGCTACCTGGGTGCACCGGGACCTGGTCCGGCAACCGTTCAGCGCGACGATCTACGAAAACGTCCGGGCGCGCAGCGTCGCCGCCGGCGAACCTGTCCGGGACGACTACATCGCCCGCCGGGTCGCCGAGTTGCTCAGGAACCCGGACCGGACCGGCCAATCACCGGCGGACCGGCGGATCGTGGCGCAGGAGACGAACACGTCCCCGCGGTCGTCAATATCCACATCGTCGGAGGGCGCCGAGATTGCAGACGACGACCGGCCCGACCAGAGGATGGCCGGCGAGCACCCGGACACTGACGCGGCGGCCACCCTCAGCGAGGAAAGCGACAACGGCGGGGACCGTGTGCTGGCCGGGTTCGGAATGTTCGACCCGGCCGCCGGCGACTGGGGTCTGCGGTGACGGCGCCGCCGGTCGGCCCGCTGACCAGCCTGACCGGGTGGCGAGCGTTCGTGCACCGCACCATCAGCACTCCCACGCCGCTGCCCGCGGACCGGGCCAGCCTGGACCCCGGCGACCGAACCGCCGATGCAGAGGAACGGATCGGCTATCACGCCGAACTGCTGGCATTGCAGACACCGGACCTGCACAAGATCGTCTCCACCGGACGAAGCCTGCTGCTGCTGAACCACCGCCAGCCCGGTGCCCGCCGCGGGCTACTGGTCAGCGGGGCTCCCACCACCGGCAAGTCCACCGCGATCACCCAGCTGGGCCGGGCCGTCGAGCTGGCCCCGGCGCACCCGCCCCAACCCGGACGACGGCGCACCGGTCGTGTATCTGA
- a CDS encoding LysR family transcriptional regulator, translating to MDDGGTVQLHHLKAFLVLAQELNFRRAAERLALTQPGLSDQIRQLERELRVALFRRDRSGTRLSPAGRRLLPMASDAVGSVEDLISAAHAMRPSGLQRSSPVLRVGMVVDGIGDGTWPLLQAFHQLRPEVRLDIRSLSFIEGSVAIDRGTVNVVLKMGPSNDTELQQVIPIRDDQMSAIVPANSPLTREETVELEVVARRMTFQTPIELGDRYSRHWTLRKMRDAAPSRSLSVLRDGPSDSDLYSLVNRFMQIGGVALWPAGLPVPSGVRCVELPLDRPFHSPREIVINRRSDHALAFAACWPDFDPSSYRPE from the coding sequence GTGGACGATGGGGGCACCGTGCAGCTGCATCACTTAAAGGCGTTCCTCGTTCTCGCCCAGGAATTGAATTTTCGACGGGCGGCAGAAAGGTTGGCCCTGACCCAACCCGGGCTATCGGATCAGATACGACAACTGGAACGGGAGCTCAGGGTCGCCCTGTTCCGTCGCGACCGTTCGGGGACCCGGCTGTCTCCGGCCGGTCGCCGGTTGTTGCCGATGGCCTCCGATGCCGTCGGATCGGTTGAGGACCTGATCAGTGCCGCGCACGCCATGAGGCCGTCAGGTCTTCAGCGGTCGTCACCCGTGCTGCGGGTCGGCATGGTGGTCGACGGAATCGGCGATGGCACATGGCCGCTGCTCCAGGCGTTTCACCAGTTGCGGCCGGAGGTCCGCCTCGACATTCGATCACTGAGTTTTATCGAGGGAAGCGTGGCCATCGATCGCGGAACGGTGAACGTCGTCCTGAAAATGGGGCCGTCGAACGATACCGAGCTTCAGCAGGTCATTCCGATTCGCGATGACCAGATGTCTGCGATCGTCCCGGCGAACAGCCCGCTGACGCGGGAGGAAACCGTCGAACTCGAAGTAGTGGCCCGGCGGATGACGTTTCAAACGCCGATCGAACTGGGTGATCGATACAGCAGGCATTGGACGCTTCGAAAGATGCGTGACGCCGCTCCGTCGAGGTCGCTGTCCGTCCTGCGTGACGGCCCGAGCGACTCCGACCTCTACAGCCTGGTCAACCGGTTCATGCAGATCGGTGGGGTGGCGCTGTGGCCGGCCGGCCTGCCGGTGCCGTCGGGAGTGCGTTGTGTCGAACTACCCTTGGACCGCCCCTTTCACTCACCGCGCGAGATAGTGATCAACCGCCGCAGCGACCACGCCCTTGCCTTTGCCGCGTGCTGGCCGGATTTCGACCCGTCGTCGTACCGCCCGGAATGA
- a CDS encoding methyltransferase family protein: MSIPRRSSRNLRLGATSLRLEALSMEELTFKQPSMADRRFALLLVLAQVILLAVISALPGRTHWPVPPALRRAGYLGIAAGGCLAAVGAASLDRGLTALPLPNDRAQLRTGGLYRWVRHPIYSGLLIGAAARAAISGNRWALVSFMALAGLLTGKAQFEERHLTARFPGYAEYAAHTPRFLPRLRQGGKP; the protein is encoded by the coding sequence ATGTCCATCCCCAGGCGATCATCAAGGAACCTTCGCCTCGGCGCCACCTCACTACGCCTCGAGGCTTTGTCGATGGAAGAGTTGACGTTCAAGCAGCCCAGCATGGCCGACCGCCGATTCGCCTTATTGCTGGTTCTCGCGCAAGTCATCCTGTTGGCGGTGATCAGCGCGCTGCCTGGGCGCACCCACTGGCCGGTCCCTCCGGCCCTCCGCCGGGCCGGATACCTGGGCATTGCCGCCGGTGGTTGTCTCGCCGCGGTCGGGGCGGCGTCGTTGGATCGGGGGCTGACCGCGTTGCCCCTACCGAACGATCGAGCACAGTTGCGCACCGGGGGTCTCTACCGTTGGGTGCGGCACCCGATCTACAGCGGGCTGCTGATCGGCGCGGCCGCCCGTGCGGCCATCTCGGGAAACAGGTGGGCGCTGGTGTCATTCATGGCATTGGCCGGGTTGCTGACCGGGAAGGCCCAGTTCGAGGAGCGGCATCTCACCGCACGATTCCCCGGCTACGCAGAGTACGCAGCTCACACTCCGCGGTTCCTTCCAAGACTTCGACAGGGCGGCAAGCCCTAA
- a CDS encoding DsrE/DsrF/DrsH-like family protein, with the protein MTTTETAPAIVPQFDTENNGRKLAIICSKGTLDMAYPGLVLANAALGEGIETHLFFTFWGFEMINKKTMNDLQFTLLGNPATHMPQGLGGLPWMTAMATSKLKKSIAEVGVPEIPEFLEQIVASGGHLWACRMSADMNHLTEDDLYDQVEGIISASDFIEKTEGAQLLFI; encoded by the coding sequence ATGACTACCACCGAAACCGCACCCGCGATCGTTCCGCAATTCGACACCGAAAACAACGGCCGCAAGCTCGCCATCATCTGCTCCAAAGGCACCCTGGACATGGCCTACCCGGGACTGGTGCTCGCCAACGCCGCCCTCGGCGAGGGGATCGAAACCCATCTGTTCTTCACCTTCTGGGGCTTCGAGATGATCAACAAGAAGACGATGAACGATCTGCAGTTCACCCTGCTCGGTAACCCGGCAACGCACATGCCCCAGGGGCTCGGCGGCCTGCCATGGATGACCGCGATGGCCACCTCGAAGCTGAAGAAGTCCATCGCCGAGGTCGGCGTCCCGGAGATCCCCGAGTTCCTCGAACAGATCGTCGCCTCGGGCGGTCATCTCTGGGCCTGCCGGATGTCGGCCGACATGAACCACCTCACCGAGGACGACCTTTACGACCAGGTCGAGGGCATCATCAGCGCCTCCGACTTCATCGAGAAGACCGAAGGGGCCCAACTCCTGTTCATCTGA
- a CDS encoding OsmC family protein: MREELAVRHLDGDRFAVDVRGHTLLVDQPAEAGGTDTAPTPTELFVAGLASCVAFYARRYLARHQIDAAGLTVSASYEIGGRPTRVLRIIIVVTPPADLPAERRDAFLAVASHCTVHNTLTEPADIEIALAATAAALN, from the coding sequence ATGAGGGAAGAGTTGGCTGTCCGCCATCTGGATGGTGACCGCTTCGCGGTCGATGTGCGGGGCCACACCCTGCTGGTCGACCAGCCGGCGGAGGCCGGTGGGACGGACACGGCTCCGACGCCCACCGAATTGTTCGTCGCGGGACTGGCCAGCTGCGTCGCTTTCTATGCGCGCCGCTACCTGGCGCGGCATCAGATCGATGCTGCGGGCCTGACGGTGTCGGCGAGCTACGAGATCGGCGGGAGGCCGACCCGGGTCCTCCGCATCATCATCGTGGTGACTCCGCCCGCTGATCTGCCGGCCGAACGGCGCGACGCGTTCCTGGCGGTGGCGTCGCACTGCACGGTGCACAACACGCTGACCGAGCCGGCAGACATCGAGATCGCTCTCGCCGCTACGGCGGCGGCACTGAATTGA
- a CDS encoding ArsR/SmtB family transcription factor, with the protein MTGAIAVETTPTRAKNLTGAELLAVAADPIRWTLLTQLAVSASCVCNLHTRLPIAANLLSYHLKVLREAGLVTASRRGRWIDYALAPDALDRLHAALPGAITPGPVP; encoded by the coding sequence ATGACTGGTGCAATAGCGGTTGAAACGACACCCACCCGCGCCAAGAATCTCACGGGCGCCGAGCTGTTGGCGGTGGCGGCGGACCCGATCCGGTGGACCCTGCTGACCCAGCTGGCTGTCAGCGCGTCGTGTGTGTGCAACCTGCACACACGCCTGCCGATCGCGGCGAACCTGCTCAGCTACCACCTGAAGGTGCTGCGGGAGGCCGGCCTGGTCACCGCGAGCCGCCGTGGTCGGTGGATCGACTACGCCCTGGCCCCGGACGCCCTCGACCGGTTGCACGCCGCGCTGCCCGGCGCCATCACACCGGGCCCGGTGCCGTGA
- a CDS encoding integrase core domain-containing protein, with protein MADSPPGGSPMHGLLDDEVAAVLALFDEWGETDRSHRKLAHRGSYLGRVWVSPSTVRRVLFLADKHFRPLPKPGRSSKRPFPEWAEYKPNSLWIYDTTHFTRAGMAVLIVEDLVSRKWLSTVVSAEETSTQVQVGFTRALHAEGLLQLVDARHDDGRVDLGVDDEHRPILLAISDNGPQMTSGSTREFMALCAIAQHFGRPGTPTDQAWIESLNGHLKAEYPHLLAIRDPATLRAELDQVRAHYNGVRLHQGIGYVCPNDEHQGRGAQIRKARQAGLETARQRRLTWHREHRNDQHQPPAPEPDDVG; from the coding sequence TTGGCCGACTCGCCGCCGGGCGGGTCGCCGATGCACGGCCTGCTCGACGATGAGGTGGCCGCGGTCCTGGCCTTGTTCGACGAGTGGGGCGAGACCGACCGCAGTCATCGCAAGCTGGCCCACCGGGGCTCCTACCTGGGCCGGGTATGGGTGTCACCATCAACGGTGCGGCGAGTGTTGTTCCTGGCGGACAAGCACTTCCGGCCGCTGCCCAAGCCCGGCCGCAGCTCCAAGCGGCCGTTCCCGGAATGGGCCGAGTACAAGCCGAACAGTCTGTGGATCTACGACACAACGCACTTCACCAGGGCCGGGATGGCGGTGCTGATCGTGGAGGACCTGGTCTCCCGCAAGTGGCTGAGCACGGTCGTGTCGGCCGAGGAGACCTCGACGCAGGTGCAGGTCGGCTTCACCCGCGCCCTGCACGCCGAGGGGCTGCTACAGCTGGTCGACGCCCGGCACGACGACGGCCGCGTCGACCTGGGCGTCGACGACGAGCACCGGCCGATCCTGCTGGCGATCTCGGACAACGGCCCGCAGATGACCTCCGGGTCGACCCGCGAGTTCATGGCGTTGTGCGCGATCGCCCAGCACTTCGGCCGGCCCGGCACACCGACCGACCAGGCGTGGATCGAGAGCCTCAACGGGCACCTCAAGGCCGAGTACCCGCACCTCCTGGCCATCCGCGACCCGGCTACGCTGCGTGCCGAACTGGACCAGGTGCGGGCGCACTATAACGGGGTCCGGCTGCACCAGGGCATCGGCTACGTCTGTCCCAACGACGAACACCAAGGACGAGGAGCCCAGATCCGCAAGGCCCGCCAGGCCGGCCTGGAAACCGCCCGCCAACGACGGCTAACCTGGCACCGCGAGCACCGGAACGACCAACACCAACCACCCGCCCCGGAGCCCGACGATGTTGGCTAA
- a CDS encoding MarR family winged helix-turn-helix transcriptional regulator → MDLAGVNLRLVNASIFRMTVNALPPRRAATGRLLMLLASFGRIVSDALAEVAPDGEFASNLPVLVLCHLELDGPARPAELAELTGLSSGGISKLIDRLELAELISRRRHGVDSDHRAVIVSLTARGRRTIRQFIEIFDRHLDDASDLFDRMTDTVRTRRETSGSPGE, encoded by the coding sequence GTGGACCTTGCCGGGGTTAACCTCCGTTTAGTCAACGCCTCGATCTTCAGGATGACCGTGAACGCACTGCCCCCCCGACGGGCGGCCACCGGCCGGCTTCTCATGTTGCTGGCCTCGTTCGGGCGGATCGTCTCCGACGCCCTCGCGGAGGTCGCCCCGGACGGTGAGTTCGCCTCGAACCTGCCCGTCCTGGTCCTGTGCCACCTCGAACTCGACGGGCCGGCCAGGCCCGCTGAACTGGCCGAACTGACCGGATTGTCCAGTGGCGGCATCAGCAAACTCATCGACCGGCTGGAGCTGGCCGAACTGATCAGTCGGCGCCGCCATGGCGTCGACAGCGACCACCGTGCGGTGATCGTCTCCCTGACCGCGCGGGGACGGCGCACTATCCGGCAGTTCATCGAGATCTTCGACCGGCACCTCGACGACGCGTCCGATCTGTTCGACCGGATGACTGACACGGTGCGCACCCGCCGGGAAACGTCCGGTTCACCAGGGGAGTGA
- a CDS encoding thioredoxin family protein produces MIIKVLGPGCTNCVNLERVTRQAVDALGVDATIEKVTDYPTIVGYGVMATPALVVDEKLVLSGRVPTAAQVRELLTPLAV; encoded by the coding sequence ATGATCATCAAGGTGCTCGGCCCCGGCTGCACCAACTGCGTCAACCTCGAACGCGTCACTCGGCAGGCCGTCGACGCGCTCGGCGTGGACGCCACCATCGAGAAGGTCACCGACTACCCCACCATTGTCGGGTACGGCGTGATGGCCACCCCCGCCCTCGTGGTCGACGAGAAACTCGTGCTGTCCGGCCGCGTCCCCACGGCCGCCCAGGTCCGCGAACTCCTTACCCCGCTGGCCGTCTGA
- a CDS encoding TusE/DsrC/DsvC family sulfur relay protein gives MPVTTLDGRQIHVNDEGFLTDPTEWNEQLGDTLAAQIGITLTEPHWKAIHFLRDDYAVKGETPTIRRVSTSGGIPVKDLFKLFPGKPAKKMAYIAGLPKPHGCV, from the coding sequence ATGCCTGTCACCACCCTGGACGGACGCCAGATCCACGTCAACGACGAGGGATTCCTCACCGACCCCACCGAATGGAACGAGCAGCTGGGCGACACGCTCGCCGCCCAGATCGGAATCACCCTCACCGAACCGCACTGGAAGGCAATTCACTTCCTGCGCGACGACTACGCGGTCAAGGGCGAAACACCGACCATCCGCCGAGTCTCGACCTCGGGCGGAATACCGGTGAAGGACCTGTTCAAGCTCTTCCCCGGCAAACCCGCCAAGAAGATGGCCTACATCGCGGGACTGCCCAAGCCACACGGCTGCGTCTGA